The genomic interval GAGGAAAACTCAGAAGAAACTAGAAAGAACATCATCCATGGAAACAAAAACTCAAATTGACACAGTTCTCTTTTCATTTAGATTAACCTTGTCAAAGACTGGAAATTCAGATTTAAAGCGAGTGCAGACGAAGTCTACAATCTGATCGTTAGTTCCAGGTTCCTGCTCACCGAACTGATTACATGGGAAAGCTAGTATTTCCAGGCCTGCATTAAGAACAAGTACAAACTGGGGGACGAAACTAGAACTCAAATCATTAAAAGAGATTGTCCATATATTCATTCCTGTATTGGGGAAATTTTCTCGAAGATGAAGTGAAGAACATTCAAATCCAATCTAGGTGAGTCTGCCTATGAACAAAATAATCATagtaatataaacatataaacaAGCATGCGATTCAGATTTTAGACCCACTCCAGCTAACAAATTTATGGGAAAAATGAACAAAGCCTTTTGCTTTATTTAGGACCATAAAATATTCCTATTGTCTGCTGGAATATTTcgataattttaaaattaaataagtaaaaatagaaaaaaaaaaaaaaaaaaggcgcaaaacaaaacaaaacaaaaagcaTAAAACCCAAAAGAAAGAAGACCGAAGATAGGTCCAGTGATGATCATGTCTCTACCAAGGAAGAGAGTAAAAGGCAAACCTTGATCTTTGTATTTCTGGTACAATTGATTGAGCTCTGTGTAGTTGGAGTTGGTCAGTCCACTGGCACAGCCAACAAACAGTGGGATTCAAAGGGAAAAGAAGAACACACAAATTTGAAAGACCCAAATCAGTTTAATTTGTTCTACAAATATGTTTTCAAACGTCCAATCTACCAAAAAAGAGAGAGCAACACGGAATCAGAACCAGACCACTTCGATGCAACGTTGACGATCATTAGGACTTTCCCCTTGTACATGCTAAGATCAACATCATTGCCCTTAGCATCCTGCAAGTGAACACAAAAACACAGCATataaaaaggagggggggggggggggggggggggaataggGAAATAGAAGAAAACCCATGTTTTTGTTTGCTAAGAAGATCATTCTGAAAGGTGAGAACAGATTAAAAAGAGACATTAATCTGTGctaaaatcaaataaaacatacatgtaaGACAAGACAGATAACAGATAGATGGGTGGTGGACGGTAGAAACAGCCGTTAAGACAACCAACCTTAACAGTGAGGTCGTAGATTGATTGGGCTGCCATGTCTTGGAAGTGAACGTTAGCAGCTTGATGTCAATTAGGCACACTGAGAAAAGGGAGCTGAAATAGGGGAGCCGGAAAATTTAAGCCTCCTCTGGGAAGCTTTTGACCTTTTTTGAACCCTAATTTAATGGGAAACTGGATGATTAGGGTTGTTGGCATTTCAGTTTCATACTTGCAAATGGAACCAAAGGAGCAGATAGGTTGGTTCAAAAGCCATTTCCTTCGATTGAAGCAGAACTTTTTTAAAAGATGGCCTTCCGCGGTGGCATTCCTTAAACTATAGCAAGTTCCTTTCCCAACACTCAGATGATTCTTCTTTCTGATGCAGTAGCCCAAAGCCTAAACTTTGTTGGATattaaaaagtttaaaaaattttacgcaaggttttttttattaaaaataaaaggataatatttaaaattttattctattttataaATGTCTATTTTAGTACTAATTGTATGTTTGGTAGACGTTAATAAAATGATGTTGAACAGAATCGAACTCATCACTTGATTTATTCATATTATTAGTCCATTTCTACTCCCTTATGCAAATCAAATGTTATGTAAGGATTGTTAAAGGgttatctttttatttatttaaaggaTATAAtgcttgtgtttttttttttttcaaaattcgcACTCTCCATTCTTGTTTTTCTCTATTGTTAATTTCATAAATTGAATTGTTTACCTCCTCAATGCGTCTTGAGTATCAATAAAATGAGATTGTTGTGTGGGAATTTGGGTTCAGTCTTGGGACTAAAACAATTGGATTGTTCACTCGATCCCTCAATGCAACCACTTGTTATAAGAGGGGGGAAGGGCAAAACTATGCTTCGTGTCCTACTAACGCAGTCAGCGTTAGGTTCAAAGAGTCACCAACCATCTCTTATCTCACCAACTTCAAACTCATGCTTATTGACATAAAAACAAACATGGCTGTACTAAATTCTTCTCTAAAATTGAGATATTTTTTCATAATGTATTCACAGACACTGAATACATGAGCACATACAAAAGTAGGGAACTATTGTCTTGCGCCGGTAATATTCTCGGTGTCTTATCTGCCCCCGAGTACTTTTTATTTCATCTTCTCAACTTCAAATTTGTAACAACATTACAAGAATACAAATTTTTGCATCACcaagattttagagagagagagagagagagagagagagagagagagagaaaattccTTTAGGACTCTGGATTTATGTCAACTATGATTATGTATTCCTGAAATTTTATTGGGACCAAACACGACATCAATAGTACATTGAACAATCCAAAGCTGGGATAATGCCAAGGGAAGGGGAGAGAAAAAACTTCTGATAATATTTGCTTATTAGTCGAGACACCCACGTCCAAGTGTGCATTTATTTACTAACAGAGAGCTGATCAAGCAATCATCCTTCGCGCACTTGGGAGTTAGGAGATGCCCAACAGTTTCTTCACATCTTTCTGTAAAAAACACAAAGCAAAAAGTGTTGTTTTGTAAGTGAGATATCGTAAGTTGATTTCCGCAACCAAATCAGATATGCATATATCTAATGGCATGACAGGGTTTTTAACCTCGATGCTCAAAGGAGAAGTCGTTGGGGCATAACGATCAACAACTTGGCCATCTTTATCAACCAGGAACTTTGAGAAGTTCCATTTGATGCCGTCCCCAAAAATCCCTCCTTTGCTAGACTTTAAAAACTTGTACACGGGAGCCGCTTGCGCACCATTCACATCAACCTATATCAAGAAAACAAAATTGAGGTCATTGTAAAATATCCCCAACTCCACCTTTTAAAAAATTGTAGGAGAGAGAACATAGATGATGAAGTGCAAAGGAGCGTATGAACTCTTATCACTTCTCATCAGATGATTGCCAAAACAAGGTATTACAAAGTTAAATATTTTTTGGTGGTGATATTTAAGCCATATGATACCAAAGAACCCAACAGTGTGGCAATAGAACTTTCAGCCAACATTATTCTACTAAACATGcgtgattttcctttttcaaaaatgCCATGTAAtattcttccaaaaatattttaattttgacaaGCTTTGGCTCATCAGCGTAAGAGACATAGTGTTCAATCTGAGTAGTCACTGTAAATTCACAGGAAACTCAGCCAGCAATAAATGCACATGAAGAAATCTAGAATTTGTTCGTACTATCAAAACATAATTTCACAATGGCGGAGCTACTCTCTACCTTATCAAAGATGGGATACTCAGCCTTAAAGCGAGTGCAGGCGAACTCCACAATTTCCTCATTACTTCCCGGCTCTTGTGCTCCAAATTGATTGCATGGGAATGCCAAAATCTCCAAACCTGTATAACAACAGGAGAACATGTGTCAAAACCCTCTTTTTCTTTGGGTAGAGTGTTTTCCCCAAAAAAGTGCATGCATGCACTCTCACAAATGGAGAATATCTCTCAAGCAACAAAAGAACAGAACAAAAAGGTGGCCAAGGATGACCAGAATTCAAACCTTGGTTTTTATACTTCTCATATAATTTACTCAACTCTGTGTAGTTTGAATTAGTCAATCCGCTGCagggaaaaataaatatataaatgagGATTAATAGGATATGGTAATGTCACAATACAAAGAAAAGCATTAGAAACAACCACCAAAGCTATCCTTCCTCgcagaaataaataaataaatacataaaggaaaactaaaaaaaaaaaaactaacaaataaatacataaattaaAACTACAATGAAACTTTAGAAGGGTGTGGCATCAATGTATCATCAACCTCATGCTTTCTTGAGTAGTAATGGGTACTGTTCTACTAATGTTTCTCTGCTGGCTCCCCTCCAAACCAAACGATCTTATTGTCCCAAAGGGAGCCACAAAGCCAAATTTGTGGATTGACTTCAATTCAAAAAGCAGAACAGAGACAGATTTAAGAAGTAAAAGCTTTAGGAGAAATTACGTATCCAAGACAAAGCTGGGTAATCAAACAAATAGACAAAGATGCAACCATAAGTTGTGCAGCATGCTAAATATGGGGATGGAATTGGCATGCAGCCCCAACAACAGATGCTATTGTTCATATTAAACCATGCCACAAGCCAATCATGCAAGCCCAGAGAAATCATACCAAGACATCTTCATAATAGCCTTATTTTGATCTTATAATTTAGTCTAAGAAATAGTTATAAAGTTAGGAATGTATCAAGCTAAGGTTTGTAATACATGATCAATCAGCAGTTCCAGGGAAGAACAAATAACATCGACAAAAAAACTCATTATACCATTGGGATGCAACATTGACAATCAATAGAACCTTTCCCTTGTAAATGCTAAGGTCGACATCATTTCCCCTAGCATCCTGCATATAATTGGAACATATTAACATACACATAAAGTTTTGACAATAAAGAAGTGTCAAACTATACTTGTAGACTTGTAATATAGTTTACAAGCTATGTATTAGCACAGAGCCAATAATAGCTTACATATTGATATATTTTACGTGGATAAGATGTGTCTTTGACCCAATATAAGTTTACATGTTTCATCAaataaaaagatgaaaaagagcCTCTTGAATGAGAAGAATTCAACAATGTAAACTTCGAGTGCCGGTTAGTACATAGAAGGAGAGAAAAAGCTCAAATATCCGTTATAATGGGCATTATTATCAACTTCTGGGGTAATGATTTCGAACAGGTTGTTGTCATAAATAGGAACTTCTCGTTCAACGTTAGAATTTCATCATCAGGTAATGCAGGAAGAAAGATGAACTTCAAAAATTTTGCCTACGGTTTTCAATAGGTGACATGCACCAATCTTAGCATTTCGGCAACTAATGAAAGAACGTTGAAAAGATAGCATTTAGCATATACATCCAAGAACATCACCGAAACAAGTTCATCAATGAATAAACCATAGCCCATAAACCCATACGAAATGGAATCAGTGCTCTAATTCGCACACTTCatccactccaaaaaaaaaaaattaatcaagaaAAAACCCTAACAGCATTTGAACCTCCCCAacagaaaaagggggaaattagCGAAGGGAAACAATCACAAAGATCAAATGATTCGCAACCACGTAAATGACGAACCTTAACAGTGAAGTCGTGGATCGACCCTTTATTTGATTGGCTTGCCATTGTGTGATCCGACCTCAGAAAAGGCAGCAGAGGACTCTGTTTACAAGGGAACAAAAACCCTCCTTCGAATGGGGGAGAAttcgaagaagatgatgaaaacaaaagggTTTGCTCCGAACGAAAACCGAAATTCTTAGGTGAAACAACAGAAGCAGACGCGGCTGCGAAATAGAGAACTCTTCGCGTGAGATTTAGAACACGAGCGGAAGAACAGAGCATTAAATCGGAGTGCAGAGGTAGCTCAACTTTATATAGGGATAAGTCACGCGGAGAATATATGGTTGGCCACTTGGGTTGTCTGTGAATTGTGATGGTAATATATACACGTGTTGGACGCATTGATCTACACGTGGGAAATCCTGAGCCGTACGATGTGGGGTCTTCTAGAATTGGGAGGCTGCGTGGGAAAGGGGAAGAGTCGATTTATTAAAGGCCGAGCAATGGTCGTTTTTACATCTCGAAAAGATAAACTTTGACTCTTTTAAAAATATccttttcaaatcaaaattttactttttgattattattttttgatattttaaaatctatttttaaaattttaaattttaaaataaataaatttatttttaaatctatttttaaataaaatcttctttcattatttttaaaataaattactctatttttaaataaaataaataaataattttatttttatatttgcaTTTAAACAAAAATCTTCTTTTGTTGAAGAAGACAAAGAAAGTTCCACAATCAAGATGAATCGACCATGGCGAAAATGCAAGCTTCAGTAACGAGTAACCATAGTGTCAATGGCTTGCTGCAGCAACGATGTCGAGAGCTAAGTTCTCAAACAATGGGACTCAATTTGCAATCCAGGGCACGACTTCAGCGTCCTCGACCTTGATGGCGGTAGAGCAAAGGGCAAGGCCATGGATGTCCATAGTGAAGGACAACAAAGCTACAGATGATGATGAAAGACAAAAAGATCATGACAAAAAGATCATGGATGGTGGTGGCGACATGAGCGATGGTGAAGCATAGGTTGCTAGAGCGGAGGAAAGGAGAAGATGAACTGAGATGGAGGGTATCATGGAACTTTTATTGATTCTATGAAATGAGAAATGATTCCAATTCATTCGAAATGATAGAACTAGTGTTTGAGATGAAATACAATTCTCCTATTGATTTCGTAAACTAAACGTACGAATGTAATTGCATTCCTTAAGGGATTTAGTTCTAGTCCTGATTTCATAAATCAAATGGAAGTTACTCATTAGAAATTTCCATGGATATAATGCTTCTATCATCTTTATATGGATGTTCGAATTACTATTtagatttttttaattattattttattgataattttgagattttgataaaaatGTGTCAACTTTATTTGTTAGAATAAAAGTTAATTGACTAAATTTGAAGGCTTATCTTATGCTTTACAAGTGTCATTGCTAAGATGGGTGTTtagttcaaaaattttaaaatagtatggTGAAATAATGCTTCTATATAAATCTTATGGgttcaaaattttctttctcaTCAATAAATTCTTGACATATAGTATATGAAGGAGTGTAATTCATTCGATAAAATTTTATCTCTTTATCTATCAGTGAAATGTTTGGATTTATCAAAACTCCATAAACatacataataaaaattatttataaaaacaaaatatcagttttatgaaaatacttCCATTAGATTTgcactataatatatatatatatatatatatatatata from Malania oleifera isolate guangnan ecotype guangnan chromosome 9, ASM2987363v1, whole genome shotgun sequence carries:
- the LOC131164844 gene encoding probable glutathione peroxidase 8; this encodes MAAQSIYDLTVKDAKGNDVDLSMYKGKVLMIVNVASKCGLTNSNYTELNQLYQKYKDQGLEILAFPCNQFGEQEPGTNDQIVDFVCTRFKSEFPVFDKVEVNGDNSSPLYKFLKSGKWGIFSDNIQWNFTKFLVDKDGKVADRYYPTTSPLSIEHNVKKLLGVL
- the LOC131164843 gene encoding probable phospholipid hydroperoxide glutathione peroxidase, whose product is MRPTRVYITITIHRQPKWPTIYSPRDLSLYKVELPLHSDLMLCSSARVLNLTRRVLYFAAASASVVSPKNFGFRSEQTLLFSSSSSNSPPFEGGFLFPCKQSPLLPFLRSDHTMASQSNKGSIHDFTVKDARGNDVDLSIYKGKVLLIVNVASQCGLTNSNYTELSKLYEKYKNQGLEILAFPCNQFGAQEPGSNEEIVEFACTRFKAEYPIFDKVDVNGAQAAPVYKFLKSSKGGIFGDGIKWNFSKFLVDKDGQVVDRYAPTTSPLSIEKDVKKLLGIS